One genomic region from Rosa rugosa chromosome 1, drRosRugo1.1, whole genome shotgun sequence encodes:
- the LOC133710961 gene encoding pentatricopeptide repeat-containing protein At5g55740, chloroplastic isoform X2: MASLPYSTIPNTHLSSSKHSIPIENQKPSQAHFPKLQENATQNQTLSKSYFNQISKQSQIQEAVDLLIHMDLKSLHIGPEIYGELLQACVYERALQTGKQIHARIIKKVVGLNCRLGFYKEALLGFMEMHEDGLFPDNFVVPNVLKACGAMEWIGVGKAVHGYVVKMGCNGCVFVASSLVDMYGKCGVVDDARKVFDEMVGRNVITWNSMLVSYVQNGLNEDAIRVFCDMREEGVEPTHVTVSSFLSASANLGALEEGKQGHALAVVSGLELNTILGSSIINFYSKVGLIEDAEIVFSRMNEKDVVTWNLLISGYLQIGDVDKGLDMCRIMRLENLRFDSVTLASLMSAFADTRNLKFGKEAHCYCIRNNLEGDVVVASSIVDLYAKCEKIDYARRAFESATTGDLVLWNTLLAAYAGLGHSGEALKLFYQMQLESVPPNVMTWNSLIFGFLKNGQVNEAQDMFLQMQSLGVEPNLVTWTTMISGLAENGFGHEAIQAFHQMQEAGIKPNVVSIICVLKACIEMASLQNGRVIHGYLIRHSLYLSIPIATSLVDMYAKCGNIEEAKRVFDMVSDKELPIYNAMISSYALHGQAVEALALYRRLKEEGLQPDSVTFTNALYACSHASLVSEGLELLDDLLSNQTINPSIEHYGCVVNLLSRCGNVDEAFRLIVAMPYETDAQILGSLLAVCREQNNIELEEYLSDQLLKLEPENSGNYVAISNAYAVAGRWDEVKKVRQLMKEKGLRKIPGCSWIQIGEEIHAFVAGDKSHPETEQIYMTLELLE; the protein is encoded by the exons ATGGCTTCTTTACCTTACAGCACCATTCCAAACACACACCTCTCTTCATCCAAACACTCCATACccatagaaaaccaaaaaccatcACAAGCCCATTTCCCAAAGCTTCAAGAAAATGCAACCCAGAATCAAACTCTGTCCAAATCTTACTTCAATCAGATCTCCAAACAGAGCCAAATTCAAGAAGCCGTAGACTTGCTCATCCATATGGACCTCAAGAGCCTCCACATTGGGCCCGAAATCTACGGCGAGCTGCTTCAGGCGTGTGTCTACGAGCGAGCTCTTCAAACCGGAAAGCAAATCCACGCCCGGATTATCAAGAAAG TTGTTGGATTGAATTGTAGATTGGGTTTTTACAAAGAGGCTTTGCTAGGGTTTATGGAAATGCATGAAGATGGGTTGTTTCCGGATAATTTTGTGGTTCCGAATGTGTTGAAGGCTTGCGGGGCGATGGAGTGGATTGGAGTTGGGAAAGCAGTTCATGGATATGTGGTCAAGATGGGTTGTAATGGGTGTGTGTTTGTTGCTAGTAGTCTTGTAGATATGTATGGAAAATGTGGGGTTGTGGATGATGCGAggaaggtgtttgatgaaatggttGGGAGAAATGTGATCACATGGAATTCGATGCTTGTGAGTTATGTGCAAAATGGATTGAATGAGGATGCTATTAGGGTGTTTTGTGATATGAGGGAGGAAGGCGTTGAACCTACTCATGTGACTGTGTCTAGCTTTCTGTCGGCTTCGGCTAATTTAGGTGCGCTAGAAGAAGGTAAGCAAGGGCATGCATTAGCAGTTGTGAGTGGACTTGAACTGAATACCATTTTGGGGAGTTCTATTATAAACTTTTATTCCAAGGTTGGTTTGATTGAGGATGCTGAAATAGTTTTTAGTAGGATGAATGAGAAAGATGTGGTTACATGGAATTTGCTCATATCTGGGTATTTGCAAATTGGGGATGTTGATAAAGGTCTTGATATGTGCCGCATAATGAGACTCGAAAACTTGAGGTTTGACTCGGTGACTCTTGCATCCCTTATGTCTGCTTTTGCAGATACacgaaatttgaaatttggcaAGGAGGCGCACTGTTATTGTATAAGGAACAACCTTGAGGGTGATGTGGTTGTTGCAAGTAGTATAGTAGACCTGTATGCCAAATGTGAGAAAATTGATTATGCAAGACGAGCTTTCGAATCTGCAACAACTGGAGATCTTGTACTGTGGAACACACTTCTGGCTGCTTATGCAGGATTGGGACATAGTGGTGAGGCATTGAAATTGTTCTATCAGATGCAACTGGAAAGTGTGCCTCCAAATGTGATGACTTGGAACTCTCTGATATTTGGTTTTTTGAAAAATGGTCAGGTCAATGAGGCTCAAGATATGTTCTTGCAGATGCAGTCCCTTGGTGTCGAGCCAAACCTGGTCACTTGGACTACTATGATCTCTGGTCTGGCGGAGAATGGGTTTGGCCATGAAGCAATTCAGGCCTTCCATCAGATGCAAGAAGCGGGAATCAAACCCAATGTTGTGAGTATCATTTGTGTACTTAAGGCTTGCATAGAAATGGCATCATTACAGAATGGAAGAGTTATACATGGGTATTTGATTAGGCATTCCCTCTACCTTTCAATCCCAATTGCAACATCTTTAGTGGATATGTATGCTAAATGTGGTAACATAGAAGAAGCAAAGAGAGTGTTTGATATGGTGTCAGACAAGGAGTTACCTATCTATAATGCAATGATCTCCAGTTACGCATTACATGGTCAAGCTGTGGAAGCTCTTGCGCTATACCGGCGTTTAAAGGAAGAAGGCTTACAACCCGACAGTGTAACCTTTACTAATGCCTTATATGCATGTAGCCATGCCAGTCTAGTGAGTGAAGGTTTGGAGCTTTTGGATGACTTGTTATCCAATCAAACTATAAATCCAAGTATTGAGCACTATGGTTGTGTGGTTAATCTTCTTTCTCGGTGTGGCAATGTGGATGAAGCTTTTAGGCTTATTGTCGCAATGCCTTATGAGACTGATGCACAGATATTAGGATCATTACTTGCAGTTTGTAGAGAACAGAATAACATAGAACTAGAGGAGTATCTGTCCGATCAATTACTGAAATTAGAGCCAGAGAATTCTGGAAACTATGTAGCGATTTCAAATGCATATGCAGTTGCAGGAAGATGGGATGAGGTAAAGAAAGTGAGGCAGTTAATGAAAGAAAAGGGCCTGAGAAAGATTCCTGGATGCAGCTGGATTCAAATTGGAGAAGAAATCCATGcgtttgttgctggtgacaaaTCACACCCAGAAACTGAGCAAATCTATATGACATTGGAATTGTTGGAATAG
- the LOC133710961 gene encoding pentatricopeptide repeat-containing protein At5g55740, chloroplastic isoform X1: protein MASLPYSTIPNTHLSSSKHSIPIENQKPSQAHFPKLQENATQNQTLSKSYFNQISKQSQIQEAVDLLIHMDLKSLHIGPEIYGELLQACVYERALQTGKQIHARIIKKGELFSTNEYIETKLVIFYAKCDDGKASNRLFRRVRLKNVFSWAAVVGLNCRLGFYKEALLGFMEMHEDGLFPDNFVVPNVLKACGAMEWIGVGKAVHGYVVKMGCNGCVFVASSLVDMYGKCGVVDDARKVFDEMVGRNVITWNSMLVSYVQNGLNEDAIRVFCDMREEGVEPTHVTVSSFLSASANLGALEEGKQGHALAVVSGLELNTILGSSIINFYSKVGLIEDAEIVFSRMNEKDVVTWNLLISGYLQIGDVDKGLDMCRIMRLENLRFDSVTLASLMSAFADTRNLKFGKEAHCYCIRNNLEGDVVVASSIVDLYAKCEKIDYARRAFESATTGDLVLWNTLLAAYAGLGHSGEALKLFYQMQLESVPPNVMTWNSLIFGFLKNGQVNEAQDMFLQMQSLGVEPNLVTWTTMISGLAENGFGHEAIQAFHQMQEAGIKPNVVSIICVLKACIEMASLQNGRVIHGYLIRHSLYLSIPIATSLVDMYAKCGNIEEAKRVFDMVSDKELPIYNAMISSYALHGQAVEALALYRRLKEEGLQPDSVTFTNALYACSHASLVSEGLELLDDLLSNQTINPSIEHYGCVVNLLSRCGNVDEAFRLIVAMPYETDAQILGSLLAVCREQNNIELEEYLSDQLLKLEPENSGNYVAISNAYAVAGRWDEVKKVRQLMKEKGLRKIPGCSWIQIGEEIHAFVAGDKSHPETEQIYMTLELLE, encoded by the coding sequence ATGGCTTCTTTACCTTACAGCACCATTCCAAACACACACCTCTCTTCATCCAAACACTCCATACccatagaaaaccaaaaaccatcACAAGCCCATTTCCCAAAGCTTCAAGAAAATGCAACCCAGAATCAAACTCTGTCCAAATCTTACTTCAATCAGATCTCCAAACAGAGCCAAATTCAAGAAGCCGTAGACTTGCTCATCCATATGGACCTCAAGAGCCTCCACATTGGGCCCGAAATCTACGGCGAGCTGCTTCAGGCGTGTGTCTACGAGCGAGCTCTTCAAACCGGAAAGCAAATCCACGCCCGGATTATCAAGAAAGGTGAGCTGTTTTCAACAAATGAGTACATTGAAACTAAACTAGTGATCTTTTACGCAAAATGCGATGATGGGAAAGCTTCGAATCGTTTGTTTAGAAGGGTGAGATTGAAAAATGTGTTTTCTTGGGCTGCAGTTGTTGGATTGAATTGTAGATTGGGTTTTTACAAAGAGGCTTTGCTAGGGTTTATGGAAATGCATGAAGATGGGTTGTTTCCGGATAATTTTGTGGTTCCGAATGTGTTGAAGGCTTGCGGGGCGATGGAGTGGATTGGAGTTGGGAAAGCAGTTCATGGATATGTGGTCAAGATGGGTTGTAATGGGTGTGTGTTTGTTGCTAGTAGTCTTGTAGATATGTATGGAAAATGTGGGGTTGTGGATGATGCGAggaaggtgtttgatgaaatggttGGGAGAAATGTGATCACATGGAATTCGATGCTTGTGAGTTATGTGCAAAATGGATTGAATGAGGATGCTATTAGGGTGTTTTGTGATATGAGGGAGGAAGGCGTTGAACCTACTCATGTGACTGTGTCTAGCTTTCTGTCGGCTTCGGCTAATTTAGGTGCGCTAGAAGAAGGTAAGCAAGGGCATGCATTAGCAGTTGTGAGTGGACTTGAACTGAATACCATTTTGGGGAGTTCTATTATAAACTTTTATTCCAAGGTTGGTTTGATTGAGGATGCTGAAATAGTTTTTAGTAGGATGAATGAGAAAGATGTGGTTACATGGAATTTGCTCATATCTGGGTATTTGCAAATTGGGGATGTTGATAAAGGTCTTGATATGTGCCGCATAATGAGACTCGAAAACTTGAGGTTTGACTCGGTGACTCTTGCATCCCTTATGTCTGCTTTTGCAGATACacgaaatttgaaatttggcaAGGAGGCGCACTGTTATTGTATAAGGAACAACCTTGAGGGTGATGTGGTTGTTGCAAGTAGTATAGTAGACCTGTATGCCAAATGTGAGAAAATTGATTATGCAAGACGAGCTTTCGAATCTGCAACAACTGGAGATCTTGTACTGTGGAACACACTTCTGGCTGCTTATGCAGGATTGGGACATAGTGGTGAGGCATTGAAATTGTTCTATCAGATGCAACTGGAAAGTGTGCCTCCAAATGTGATGACTTGGAACTCTCTGATATTTGGTTTTTTGAAAAATGGTCAGGTCAATGAGGCTCAAGATATGTTCTTGCAGATGCAGTCCCTTGGTGTCGAGCCAAACCTGGTCACTTGGACTACTATGATCTCTGGTCTGGCGGAGAATGGGTTTGGCCATGAAGCAATTCAGGCCTTCCATCAGATGCAAGAAGCGGGAATCAAACCCAATGTTGTGAGTATCATTTGTGTACTTAAGGCTTGCATAGAAATGGCATCATTACAGAATGGAAGAGTTATACATGGGTATTTGATTAGGCATTCCCTCTACCTTTCAATCCCAATTGCAACATCTTTAGTGGATATGTATGCTAAATGTGGTAACATAGAAGAAGCAAAGAGAGTGTTTGATATGGTGTCAGACAAGGAGTTACCTATCTATAATGCAATGATCTCCAGTTACGCATTACATGGTCAAGCTGTGGAAGCTCTTGCGCTATACCGGCGTTTAAAGGAAGAAGGCTTACAACCCGACAGTGTAACCTTTACTAATGCCTTATATGCATGTAGCCATGCCAGTCTAGTGAGTGAAGGTTTGGAGCTTTTGGATGACTTGTTATCCAATCAAACTATAAATCCAAGTATTGAGCACTATGGTTGTGTGGTTAATCTTCTTTCTCGGTGTGGCAATGTGGATGAAGCTTTTAGGCTTATTGTCGCAATGCCTTATGAGACTGATGCACAGATATTAGGATCATTACTTGCAGTTTGTAGAGAACAGAATAACATAGAACTAGAGGAGTATCTGTCCGATCAATTACTGAAATTAGAGCCAGAGAATTCTGGAAACTATGTAGCGATTTCAAATGCATATGCAGTTGCAGGAAGATGGGATGAGGTAAAGAAAGTGAGGCAGTTAATGAAAGAAAAGGGCCTGAGAAAGATTCCTGGATGCAGCTGGATTCAAATTGGAGAAGAAATCCATGcgtttgttgctggtgacaaaTCACACCCAGAAACTGAGCAAATCTATATGACATTGGAATTGTTGGAATAG